AACATTTGTTGTAAGTTTTGAGCGCCATGCTGGTCATAGTGAAAATGGAATTTGAAAATAAACGTGTGCAGAAATGAAGCAGTTAACGCCGGAAAAGCTGGTCGATTCGGCGGAAATGGCCATTGAATCGGAAATCGAGGCTGTCAGGGAACGTCCGTCACACGATGTGCTGACCGGCGGGAAAAAAATCAAAAGTCCGGCCGAAGGGGAGGTGCACTACCGGTTTGAGACCGGAAATCCATCGCTGCGCTTTGCCGAATCGTGTCAGGCCACGCTGTCCGGCAAGACAATTACCGTGGTTCCTGTTGAAACGGGCGAAGAGCATATGGTTTTCCGTTTTCCTGATGATTACGGGGACCAGATTGCCGAAGTGGAGATGGAGTGGGAGAACGATTTTGTGCTGAAACGCATCCGTGACGCACTGATGAACATACTCGACCATTCTGACCGCAGGGATCGCATCAACCGCATGCTCCATCCCGAAGACGCCAAAACGGAGGCACATGATGATATTCGCGATGACGGCATGCGCAACACGGCACAGCGGGAAGCCATAGCCATCGCCATGCATCAGCCGGTAAGTTTTATCTGGGGGCCGCCGGGAACCGGAAAAACGGCCACCCTGGCATATATCATGGCCAATTATGCGCTGCACAGAAAAAAGGTGCTGTTTGTATCCAATACAAACCGGGCTGTGGATCACGGCATGCTGGGAGTGCTGCAGGCCATGGAAACGCTCGGGATCAAAGCCATCCCGAAGCGGATCACCCGGTTCGGGGAGCGTGTTCTTGAAAGTAACCGGCTGGATGACATCCATTTCGAACAGCAGCTTGAAAAGGAGATGTCGTCCCAGATGCAGGAGGCCGCCGACCTTCAGCACTGGCTGGATGCCCGGAACCTGCCCGATCTGACGGATGAGCAGCAGAAACATATTGAACAGAAAATTGAGCGTATGGGCGGTGAGGAAGCCGTTGAGGACCAGATCCGTGAGCTTACGCAGAAAGAATCCAGGGCCTACTCCCGGCTGCGGCAATTTCAGGTCACCGGAACCACACTGGCCAGGGTCTGCACATCCGATATGCTGGAATCCATGGAGTTCGATGCTGTTGTCATTGATGAGGCATCGATGGCAAACCTGCCCTACATGCTGGTGATGGCATCCAAAGCCAAAGAGCACCTGGTCATTGTCGGCGATCCGATGCAGCTTCCCCCGATTGCGATAACAAATGATCAGGAGTCACGATCCGTGCTGGAACAGGATATTTTTGCCGCTGTCTCCGGAGCGGCCAGTGCCGGGGATCTGTTTCGCTGGCACGATGCCCATCCGGAGTTCACCTCCTTTTTTGATATTCAGTACCGGATGCAGTCGGATCTGGCCAGGGTTATCAGCGAGGTGTTTTATGAAGGCAGGCTCAGGTCGGCCGGTGATATCGAAGCAGAAGATCATCAATATGGTCCTGAAAAGCACCAATCGGGTTCCGGAAAGCCGCATCACGGTTCTGATGAGCTGCAGCCAAGGTCTGATAAGCGGCATTCCCGCTCAACCGACTGGCATATTGAGTTCGAAGATGACAGAGGCACCCGGGCGGGTTCAGCCAGACAGGGAGGCAAGGATATGGCGCAGGATGTGCAGCTGGTTTCAGACAGCGCGGCATCGGTGGCACTGATCGACTCCTCATCACTGCGTCCCTCATTGCGCCAGGATAAAAACAGAAAAGGATTTCAGCCGGTCAATGATATCCATGCAACGCTGCTGAACGATGTGGTTCGCAGGATACTTGTAGAAAACCGGGCACGCCTTCATGAAATCGGCATTATC
This DNA window, taken from Natronogracilivirga saccharolytica, encodes the following:
- a CDS encoding DEAD/DEAH box helicase codes for the protein MKQLTPEKLVDSAEMAIESEIEAVRERPSHDVLTGGKKIKSPAEGEVHYRFETGNPSLRFAESCQATLSGKTITVVPVETGEEHMVFRFPDDYGDQIAEVEMEWENDFVLKRIRDALMNILDHSDRRDRINRMLHPEDAKTEAHDDIRDDGMRNTAQREAIAIAMHQPVSFIWGPPGTGKTATLAYIMANYALHRKKVLFVSNTNRAVDHGMLGVLQAMETLGIKAIPKRITRFGERVLESNRLDDIHFEQQLEKEMSSQMQEAADLQHWLDARNLPDLTDEQQKHIEQKIERMGGEEAVEDQIRELTQKESRAYSRLRQFQVTGTTLARVCTSDMLESMEFDAVVIDEASMANLPYMLVMASKAKEHLVIVGDPMQLPPIAITNDQESRSVLEQDIFAAVSGAASAGDLFRWHDAHPEFTSFFDIQYRMQSDLARVISEVFYEGRLRSAGDIEAEDHQYGPEKHQSGSGKPHHGSDELQPRSDKRHSRSTDWHIEFEDDRGTRAGSARQGGKDMAQDVQLVSDSAASVALIDSSSLRPSLRQDKNRKGFQPVNDIHATLLNDVVRRILVENRARLHEIGIIVPFRSTVWQLRKELRGKNRWYDLEIGTIHTFQGREKKIIILDTVMSGEPRGRSVHHYSVRPFDEAKNGLSVPRLLNVAFSRSREKLVVLADMQHIKRVYGQKFLGKLLGRLPVQEVSSF